In Haloarcula hispanica ATCC 33960, one DNA window encodes the following:
- the ppk1 gene encoding polyphosphate kinase 1 — protein sequence MDHDSEPAIPAYEPADVDLTDSSLYLNRELSALAFQRRVLHEALDQRNPLLERVRFLAIVTRNLDEFTMKRIGGLKQQIEADVTETAPDGRTPEEQLAAVHETLRPMLATQARCYRDAIRPALAAEGIEILDYDDAAAAEQSELRTYFEESVLPTLTPLSFDPAHPFPFISNRSLSLAVLTRHPNAEDPTFTRIKIPPNRPRLVQLGDDTRYVLLEEVIRANLDLLLPNVEIVDTALFRLTRNAEVRRNQEIAEDLIDMVEDVLEQRRFASVVRMELSPDADSRIRSTLATQLGLDEREIYDLSGPLDYRDFAELTDLDRPDLSLDEWTPQPHPRLNGHRQQSFGRPDTTDPSVFRRIQDGDILLHHPYHDFTDTVQRFLSAAAEDPDVLAVKAAIYRTASDSQIIQSLITAAENGKQVAVMVELKARFDEQNNLEWVRKLEENGIHVAYGTVGLKTHTKTALVVREEDDGVELYSHIGTGNYHSETAKGYVDLGLLTADRDIGRDLTKEFNFFTGPSLDEEFRELLIAPVTMRKEFTRCIRREAQHAQAGRPARIVAKINGLEDPGIVAELYRASMAGVDIDLIVRDICRLRPGLEDISENISVYSLVGRFLEHSRIFYFENGARGDPATEDDWGDPEYYIGSADWMTRNLDYRVEAVTPVTSPKIQRQLRFTLDLLLSDNRKLWEMDSDGEYHQRYPDDGERVISAQDILMREALKAGRSENLITGIPGDYPIAGDLCITGDGTEQPTETGAESKPLTESEGECTVSDADTTDEPFEVTDGGNPDEVLATYSDRWYVPDSVVYNYAVRTPDGERRYLKTKAGVTDLLERLYSDTE from the coding sequence ATGGACCACGATTCAGAACCCGCCATCCCCGCGTACGAGCCAGCGGATGTCGACCTGACCGACTCGTCGCTGTATCTCAACCGTGAATTGAGTGCGCTCGCGTTCCAGCGGCGCGTGCTCCACGAGGCGCTGGACCAACGGAATCCGCTGTTGGAACGGGTCCGGTTCCTCGCTATCGTCACTCGCAATCTCGACGAATTCACGATGAAACGCATCGGCGGCCTCAAACAGCAGATAGAAGCCGACGTGACCGAGACGGCCCCAGACGGTCGAACGCCCGAGGAGCAGTTGGCGGCGGTCCACGAGACCCTGCGGCCGATGCTAGCGACGCAGGCCCGCTGTTACCGCGACGCGATTCGTCCCGCGCTTGCTGCGGAAGGTATCGAGATTCTCGACTACGACGACGCTGCTGCCGCGGAACAGTCTGAACTGCGAACCTACTTTGAGGAGTCTGTGTTGCCGACCCTGACACCGCTTTCGTTCGACCCGGCACATCCGTTCCCGTTTATTTCTAATCGGTCGCTCTCGCTCGCTGTTCTCACCCGGCATCCGAACGCCGAGGACCCGACGTTCACCCGAATCAAGATTCCGCCGAACAGGCCGCGGTTGGTCCAACTCGGGGACGATACTCGATACGTACTGCTTGAGGAGGTCATCCGTGCGAACCTCGATCTGCTGCTGCCGAACGTCGAAATCGTCGACACGGCCCTGTTCCGACTGACCCGCAACGCGGAGGTCCGACGTAATCAGGAGATTGCCGAGGACCTCATTGACATGGTCGAAGACGTCCTCGAACAGCGGCGATTCGCGTCGGTCGTCAGAATGGAACTCTCTCCCGACGCCGACTCCCGTATTCGCTCGACGCTCGCGACACAGCTCGGTCTCGACGAGCGCGAGATATACGACCTCTCGGGTCCGCTGGATTACCGGGATTTTGCGGAGTTGACCGACCTTGACCGACCGGACCTCTCGCTGGACGAGTGGACGCCACAGCCACACCCCCGTCTCAACGGTCACCGACAGCAGTCGTTCGGGAGGCCGGATACGACGGACCCGAGTGTCTTCCGGCGCATTCAGGACGGAGACATCTTGCTGCATCACCCGTACCACGACTTCACGGACACCGTCCAGCGGTTTCTCTCAGCAGCAGCCGAAGACCCGGACGTTCTGGCGGTGAAAGCAGCTATCTACCGGACCGCAAGCGACTCACAGATCATCCAGTCGCTGATAACGGCCGCTGAAAACGGGAAACAGGTGGCGGTGATGGTCGAACTGAAGGCCCGCTTCGACGAGCAGAACAACCTCGAATGGGTTCGCAAACTGGAGGAAAACGGTATCCACGTCGCCTACGGAACGGTGGGGCTGAAGACCCATACGAAGACGGCGCTAGTCGTTCGGGAGGAAGACGACGGCGTCGAACTGTACTCCCACATCGGCACGGGGAACTATCACTCCGAGACGGCGAAGGGATACGTCGACCTCGGACTGTTGACCGCCGACCGTGACATCGGCCGCGACCTGACCAAGGAGTTCAATTTCTTCACCGGGCCGTCGCTGGACGAGGAGTTCCGCGAACTCCTCATCGCACCGGTGACCATGCGCAAGGAGTTCACCCGGTGCATCCGTCGGGAAGCACAGCACGCACAGGCCGGTCGGCCTGCCCGTATTGTCGCAAAAATCAACGGACTCGAAGACCCCGGTATCGTCGCCGAACTGTACCGCGCATCGATGGCAGGCGTCGACATCGACCTCATCGTCCGCGATATCTGTCGCCTCCGACCCGGACTGGAAGACATCAGCGAAAACATCTCGGTGTACTCGCTCGTCGGCCGCTTTCTAGAGCATTCCCGTATCTTCTACTTCGAGAACGGCGCACGGGGCGACCCCGCTACCGAAGACGACTGGGGCGACCCCGAGTACTACATCGGTAGCGCCGACTGGATGACCCGCAACCTCGATTACCGGGTCGAAGCAGTCACACCCGTGACAAGCCCCAAAATCCAGCGCCAACTCCGTTTCACCCTCGACCTCCTCCTCTCGGACAACCGCAAGCTCTGGGAGATGGACAGCGACGGCGAGTACCACCAGCGGTATCCGGACGACGGCGAGCGCGTGATCAGCGCACAGGACATCCTGATGCGAGAAGCGCTAAAAGCCGGTCGCTCTGAGAACCTCATTACAGGTATCCCCGGTGACTATCCGATAGCCGGTGACCTCTGTATCACAGGTGATGGCACTGAACAGCCAACTGAGACAGGTGCCGAGTCGAAACCACTGACTGAATCCGAGGGTGAGTGTACGGTTTCTGATGCCGATACAACTGACGAACCTTTTGAAGTCACGGACGGTGGAAACCCTGACGAAGTTCTGGCCACATACAGCGACCGGTGGTACGTCCCGGACAGCGTCGTGTACAACTACGCTGTTCGAACACCCGATGGAGAGCGGCGCTACCTCAAAACCAAAGCTGGCGTCACTGATCTCCTCGAACGACTGTATAGCGATACGGAATAG
- a CDS encoding metallophosphoesterase family protein — MASPPTFHPDLGAPHQRIRGHRWEEIYVVGDVHGCRPTLERLLNRLDPTPDELVVFVGDLVRKGPDSAGVVDMVRHTPNFLTVRGNNEQKLIDGRKSIPSLTDDDLSWMASLPVAISWDDSLVVHGGVDHRKSIAEHELTELLNMRSLVPDGSYDRPYWFETRRADPRIFFGHTVLSEPFETPTAVGLDTGCVYGGQLTAYQCSTQEFVTVDPETTHEARSSDSIVDPERAPPTST, encoded by the coding sequence ATGGCTTCACCACCGACGTTTCATCCGGACCTCGGCGCACCACACCAGCGAATCCGCGGTCACAGATGGGAGGAAATCTACGTTGTCGGCGACGTCCACGGGTGTCGTCCGACCCTCGAACGCCTCCTGAACCGGTTAGACCCCACCCCGGACGAACTCGTGGTCTTCGTTGGTGACCTCGTCCGAAAAGGTCCGGACAGCGCTGGTGTCGTCGACATGGTCCGGCATACGCCGAACTTCCTCACCGTCCGTGGCAACAACGAGCAGAAACTCATCGACGGCCGCAAATCGATTCCGTCGTTGACCGACGACGACCTCTCGTGGATGGCGTCGCTTCCGGTGGCAATCTCGTGGGACGATTCGCTGGTCGTCCACGGTGGCGTCGACCACCGCAAGTCAATCGCGGAGCACGAACTGACTGAACTGCTGAACATGCGCTCACTTGTTCCGGACGGAAGCTACGACCGCCCGTACTGGTTCGAAACGCGCCGTGCTGACCCTCGCATCTTCTTCGGTCACACGGTGCTTTCCGAGCCATTCGAGACACCTACTGCGGTTGGTCTAGACACCGGGTGCGTCTACGGCGGGCAGTTGACGGCGTACCAGTGCTCGACGCAGGAGTTCGTCACGGTCGACCCGGAGACGACCCACGAAGCCCGGTCGTCCGATAGCATCGTCGACCCGGAGCGTGCCCCGCCGACATCAACGTAA
- a CDS encoding DUF726 domain-containing protein has protein sequence MDSQTGVTRRRLLIALGSGLGLLGGGGAYVYWSLQGDSGGYTAPDSQPVVTTRGLLDAAEGPAFETGGMWSFDDASEVFLFVHGFSTDAERARDNAYTAQVALDGTRPTPVIAYSWDSDVEWEQAKDNAEANSTHLAQWLVEWAETDGRPVHLLAHSLGGRVTGETLRVLAERGATDALASVSLLGGAIPYDSVVQGGRYGDAIAAVDAPVSNFYSHNDKVLSWVYRASDRTHAVGHAGTRDAGPLPDGYQEVNVTDLVADHYSYFEPGEGCLPRVVAGIE, from the coding sequence ATGGACAGTCAAACGGGTGTGACCAGACGGCGGCTGCTCATCGCTCTCGGAAGCGGACTCGGTCTGCTCGGGGGCGGCGGTGCCTACGTGTACTGGTCGCTACAAGGCGACTCGGGCGGGTACACTGCGCCGGACTCACAGCCGGTCGTCACTACGCGCGGGCTCCTCGACGCGGCGGAGGGGCCAGCCTTCGAGACTGGTGGCATGTGGTCGTTCGACGACGCGTCGGAGGTGTTCCTGTTCGTCCACGGATTCAGTACCGACGCCGAGAGGGCGCGCGACAATGCCTATACGGCGCAGGTAGCACTCGACGGAACACGGCCCACACCGGTTATCGCGTACAGTTGGGATTCCGATGTCGAGTGGGAGCAGGCGAAGGACAACGCCGAGGCGAACAGTACCCACCTCGCTCAGTGGCTGGTCGAGTGGGCCGAAACCGACGGCCGGCCGGTCCATTTGCTCGCGCACTCACTTGGTGGGCGTGTGACCGGTGAGACCCTCCGGGTGCTTGCCGAGCGAGGGGCGACAGACGCGCTTGCCTCGGTGTCACTGCTCGGTGGTGCCATCCCCTACGATAGCGTGGTGCAGGGTGGCCGATACGGCGACGCCATAGCGGCCGTTGACGCACCGGTGTCGAACTTCTACAGCCACAACGATAAGGTCCTTTCGTGGGTGTACCGGGCATCGGATCGGACCCACGCCGTAGGCCACGCTGGCACTCGTGACGCGGGGCCGCTTCCCGACGGCTACCAGGAGGTGAACGTCACTGACCTCGTTGCCGACCACTACTCGTACTTCGAACCGGGCGAGGGGTGTCTGCCGCGTGTCGTTGCCGGGATCGAGTGA